Proteins encoded together in one Mus caroli chromosome 4, CAROLI_EIJ_v1.1, whole genome shotgun sequence window:
- the LOC110293737 gene encoding tax1-binding protein 3, which translates to MSYTPGQPVTTVVQRVEIHNLRQGENLILGFSIGGGIDQDPSQNPFSEDKTDKGIYVTQVSEGGPAEITGLQIGDKIMQVNGWDMTMVTHDQARKQLTKHSEEVVRLLVTR; encoded by the coding sequence ATGTCCTACACCCCGGGCCAGCCTGTCACCACTGTAGTGCAAAGAGTTGAAATTCATAATTTGCGTCAAGGTGAGAACTTAATCTTGGGCTTCAGTATTGGAGGTGGGATCGACCAGGACCCGTCTCAGAATCCCTTCTCGGAAGATAAAACAGACAAGGGCATTTACGTCACACAAGTATCAGAGGGAGGTCCTGCTGAAATTACTGGGCTGCAGATTGGAGACAAGATCATGCAGGTGAACGGCTGGGACATGACCATGGTCACTCACGACCAGGCTCGGAAGCAGCTCACCAAGCACTCGGAGGAGGTGGTCCGCCTGCTGGTGACTCGGTAG